Proteins co-encoded in one Salvelinus sp. IW2-2015 linkage group LG17, ASM291031v2, whole genome shotgun sequence genomic window:
- the elapor1 gene encoding endosome/lysosome-associated apoptosis and autophagy regulator 1 codes for MMRRASHTFLHLLWLFFVQIYASSDLPICKESDYHFEYTDCDVLGSRWRVAVPNKPDTCTGLPDPVKGTQCTFSCSEGEFLDMRSQECQKCSGGTYSLGTGVAFDEWDSMPAGFISHGMNMNIADIYTNCSNSTWIPKGDYIASNIDECTSTLSYAVSLKKAGTVSFEYFYPDNTIFFEFYVQNDQCESTDSEGRWMRTSEKDWTPHNLKLNRGNNVLYWRTTSFALVGSAVKPVLLRNIAISGVAYTSECFHCKPGTYSAKPGSARCTPCPADSYSNKGATVCQQCEVDKYAEAGSGSCKQRPACTTSDYFYTHTPCDSKGQTQLMYKWIEPKICSEIVEGAVDNSTGGAVKLPASGQMETCPPCNPGFSVTNTSGCEPCPHGSYSNGTACAECPVGTEPVVGFEYKWWNKMPDNMRSSVYSREYSDSVRSTGWEVAGEYIYTTQGDLDSDYMMLSLTVPGYRLPHSVAKDDERSELSRISFVFETQCTADCTLYFMAGYSERANDMVEHWSGTTRKQSYSYLVKSNSTVSFTWGFQRTQAYGEVRQYSGDFAKMYTVQITNVMGGVASQCRHCALGSGSASECVPCPPAHYMVNGTGVCKSCPPNTFIRADQTVGEAACIHCGPNTHSNKAHSACVSDCRLNLQSTGGGEVLQYDFTPLANITSFQSSPRFTSKGLRYFHQFRVGLCGEEGREVAVCVDNVTESRKEVRGYTCQSTVVPSEVRGQSVVSSQPFTIGDTLIGVTSDTSLDSIASLESSFITKSNLPDVIFYYRSSETTQACKKGRTTTIRLRCDPTVIGKDQITLPSKCSEGTCDGCSFHFLWRSPYACPLCTESHYREIVSACIQGIQRTTYVWQQPLQCTGGVSLPAQTVSACVTLDFWLKVGVSTGTVAAILLISISCYFWKRTRKLEYKYSKLMMTAGDKECELPAADSCAIMEGEDAEDDLIYLTKKSFFTKIKSFSRERSSDGFDSVPLKSSSGLEMEMT; via the exons TCCGATTACCACTTTGAGTACACAGACTGCGATGTGCTGGGGTCTCGGTGGAGGGTGGCGGTACCTAACAAACCAGACACGTGCACAGGCCTCCCTGACCCTGTCAAGGGCACACAGTGTA caTTCTCCTGCAGCGAGGGGGAGTTCCTGGACATGAGAAGCCAGGAGTGTCAGAAGTGTTCTGGTGGGACCTACTCTCTGGGGACGGGCGTGGCCTTCGATGAGTGGGACAGCATGCCGGCTGGCTTCATCTCACACGGGATGAACATGAACATAGCTGACATCTACACCAACTGCTCAAA CTCGACCTGGATACCGAAAGGCGACTATATTGCCTCTAACATAGATGAGTGCACCTCTACCTTGTCCTACGCGGTGAGCCTGAAGAAAGCAGGCACTGTGTCCTTTGAGTACTTCTACCCAGACAACACCATCTTCTTTGAATTCTAT GTTCAGAATGACCAGTGCGAGTCCACAGACTCTGAGGGTCGTTGGATGAGGACCTCAGAGAAAGATTGGACTCCCCACAAT tTGAAGCTGAATCGAGGCAACAACGTGCTCTACTGGAGGACCACATCTTTTGCACTGGTGGGCAGTGCTGTCAAACCTGTGCTCCTTCGCAACATTGCTATATCAG GGGTTGCCTATACGTCAGAGTGTTTCCATTGTAAACCTGGGACCTATAGCGCCAAGCCAGGCTCTGCTCGCTGTACCCCCTGCCCTGCTGACTCCTACTCCAACAAGGGTGCCACGGTGTGCCAGCAGTGTGAAGTAGACAAATATGCAG AGGCCGGATCAGGGAGCTGCAAGCAGAGGCCTGCATGTACCACCAGTGACTacttctacacacacaccccatgtgACTCCAAAGGACAG ACCCAGCTGATGTACAAGTGGATCGAGCCAAAGATCTGTAGTGAGATCGTTGAAGGGGCAGTGGATAACAGTACTGGAGGAGCGGTGAAGCTACCAGCCTCTGGACAGATGGAGACCTGCCCTCCCTGTAACCCTGGCTTCTCTGTCACCAACACCTCAGGCTGCGAACCCTGTCCTCACGGATCCTACTCCAATGGAACAG CCTGTGCTGAGTGTCCTGTCGGAACAGAGCCGGTGGTGGGCTTTGAGTACAAGTGGTGGAACAAGATGCCCGACAACATGAGGAGCTCTGTCTACAGCCGGGAGTACAGCGACTCAGTCAGGAGCACGG GATGGGAGGTGGCAGGAGAGTACATCTACACCACCCAAGGCGATCTGGACTCTGACTACATGATGCTCTCACTCACTGTCCCTGGATACAG GTTGCCTCACTCGGTGGCTAAAGATGATGAGAGGAGTGAACTGTCGCGGATCTCCTTTGTCTTTGAGACCCAGTGCACCGCTGATTGTACCCTCTACTTTATGGCG GGTTACAGTGAGAGGGCCAATGACATGGTGGAGCACTGGAGTGGCACGACCAGGAAACAGTCCTACTCCTACCTAGTGAAGAGCAACAGCACCGTCAGCTTTACATGGGGCTTCCAACGCACCCAAGCCTACGGTGAG GTGAGGCAGTACAGCGGTGACTTTGCCAAGATGTACACTGTCCAAATCACCAACGTGATGGGTGGTGTGGCCTCTCAGTGTCGCCACTGTGCCTTGGGCTCCGGGTCGGCCTCAGAATGCGTCCCCTGCCCTCCAGCCCACTACATGGTCAATGGGACAGGCGTGTGTAAGAGCTGCCCTCCCAACACCTTCATCAGGGCTGATCAGACCGTAGGGGAGGCAGCCTGTATCCACTGTGGACCCAATACGCACAGCAACAAG GCCCACTCAGCCTGTGTTAGCGACTGTAGACTGAACCTGCAGTCCACCGGCGGAGGAGAGGTCCTCCAATATGACTTCACCCCCCTGGCTAACATCACCAGCTTCCAGAGCAGCCCACGCTTCACCAGTAAAGGCCTCCGATACTTCCACCAGTTCAGGGTCGGCCTCTGTGGAGAAGAG GGCAGAGAGGTGGCGGTGTGTGTGGACAACGTGACAGAGagcaggaaggaggtcagaggtTACACCTGCCAGTCCACTGTGGTGCCCTCTGAAGTCAGaggtcagagtgtggtgtcatCACAACCCTTCACTATCGGTGACACACTCATTG GGGTAACCTCTGACACATCTCTGGATAGCATTGCCTCTCTTGAGAGCTCTTTCATTACCAAGTCCAACCTGCCTGATGTCATTTTCTACTACag GTCCAGTGAAACAACACAGGCATGTAAAAAGGGAAGGACAACTACCATCAGACTGAGATGTGATCCCACAGTGATAGGCAAAGACCAGATTACACTCCCAAG TAAATGTTCAGAGGGGACGTGTGACGGTTGCTCCTTCCATTTCCTATGGCGGTCTCCGTATGCCTGTCCACTCTGTACAGAGAGCCACTACAGAGAGATAGTCAGCGCCTGCATTCAGGGAATACAG AGAACCACCTACGTGTGGCAGCAGCCACTGCAGTGTACTGGTGGTGTGTCCCTTCCTGCCCAGACGGTCAGTGCCTGTGTGACCCTGGACTTCTGGCTGAAGGTCGGAGTGTCCACAGGGACGGTCGCTGCCATACTGCTCATCAGCATCAGCTGCTACTTCTGGAAGAGAACTCGCAA GCTGGAATATAAGTACTCCAAGCTGATGATGACTGCTGGAGATAAGGAGTGTGAGCTGCCTGCTGCAGACAGCTGTGCCATCATGGAGGGAGAAGATGCAGAGGACGACCTCATCTACCTCACCAAGAAATCCTTCTTCACAAAGATCAAGTCCTTCTCCAGAGAG AGATCGTCAGATGGATTTGACTCTGTTCCCCTGAAGTCATCATCAGGTTTGGAGATGGAGATGACCTAG